The Macrococcoides canis genome has a window encoding:
- a CDS encoding response regulator yields the protein MKILIVDDEMNIRFLFKEILSIQDIETDEAEHGKKGLEMLMETDYDIIFLDRRMPVMSGEETLSEMRKYTDRPIYLISAFQTDEQIEELKSRGASGILMKPFTIEEVMDIVQNYT from the coding sequence ATGAAAATACTCATAGTAGATGACGAAATGAATATTCGTTTTTTATTTAAAGAAATACTATCAATTCAAGATATTGAAACAGATGAAGCAGAGCATGGCAAAAAAGGGCTGGAAATGTTGATGGAAACTGATTATGACATTATCTTTCTGGATCGACGAATGCCGGTAATGTCAGGAGAAGAGACATTGAGTGAGATGAGAAAATATACTGACAGGCCAATCTATTTGATTTCGGCTTTCCAGACGGATGAACAAATTGAAGAACTTAAAAGTCGGGGAGCATCAGGGATACTGATGAAACCGTTTACTATTGAAGAAGTTATGGATATTGTGCAAAACTACACATAG
- the fdaB gene encoding class IIb fructose-bisphosphate aldolase FdaB: MPLVSMKEMLIKAKEGGYAVGQYNLNNLEFTQAILGATQEENAPVILGVSEGAAKYMGGFYTVVKMVEGLMKDMNITVPVAIHLDHGSSFENCKAAIDAGFTSVMIDASHHPFEENVEITKKVVEYAHSKGVSVEAELGRVGGQEDDVVSDGVVYADAKECQELVEKTGIDCLAPALGSVHGPYKGEPNLGFKEMEEIGKATGLPLVLHGGTGIPTKDIERSISLGTAKINVNTENQIASAKAVRDTLNNDANVYDPRKYLGPAREAIKATVIGKIKEFGTSNKA, from the coding sequence ATGCCATTAGTTTCAATGAAAGAAATGTTAATCAAAGCTAAAGAAGGTGGTTATGCAGTTGGTCAATACAACCTTAACAACCTTGAATTCACTCAAGCAATCTTAGGTGCAACACAAGAAGAGAATGCTCCAGTTATCTTAGGTGTATCTGAAGGTGCTGCGAAATATATGGGTGGTTTCTACACAGTAGTTAAGATGGTTGAAGGCTTAATGAAGGACATGAATATTACAGTTCCTGTTGCAATTCACTTAGACCACGGTTCAAGTTTTGAAAACTGTAAGGCTGCGATTGATGCTGGATTTACATCAGTTATGATTGATGCTTCACATCATCCGTTTGAAGAGAACGTTGAAATCACTAAAAAAGTAGTGGAATATGCACATTCTAAAGGTGTTTCAGTTGAAGCAGAATTAGGTCGTGTTGGTGGACAAGAAGATGATGTAGTATCTGATGGTGTTGTATACGCTGATGCTAAGGAATGTCAAGAATTAGTTGAGAAAACTGGTATTGACTGCTTAGCGCCTGCATTAGGTTCAGTACACGGTCCTTACAAAGGTGAACCAAACTTAGGTTTCAAAGAAATGGAAGAAATCGGTAAAGCAACGGGTCTACCATTAGTATTACACGGTGGTACTGGTATCCCGACTAAAGATATCGAGCGTTCAATTTCATTAGGAACTGCTAAGATTAACGTAAACACTGAAAACCAAATCGCTTCAGCAAAAGCTGTTCGTGATACATTAAACAATGATGCTAACGTATATGATCCACGTAAATATTTAGGACCAGCACGTGAAGCAATTAAAGCAACAGTAATCGGTAAAATTAAAGAATTTGGTACTTCTAATAAAGCTTAG